The Dehalococcoidales bacterium genome has a segment encoding these proteins:
- a CDS encoding TraR/DksA C4-type zinc finger protein: MVLRARGEKLIDHLPIKERCPIGLKVCANCYWRKEGKCVFLSEGYDLRSRLETERKHLVEELERLKAGVHQTSERKEGSPSGKWEEAATDSSEFERELALEAQIIDRLTKVEHALDKFDNGTYSLCDNCGQPIDLARLEALPEASLCLSCKAQGEKAKSRSIPRRERVARYRRHDEKMHILNFNVPEPADSVEDMEDVWES, translated from the coding sequence ATGGTGCTTAGAGCACGGGGAGAAAAGCTGATCGACCATTTACCCATCAAGGAGAGATGCCCGATTGGTTTGAAGGTCTGCGCCAATTGTTACTGGCGCAAAGAGGGTAAGTGTGTCTTTCTCTCGGAGGGTTACGACCTTCGCTCTCGCTTGGAGACTGAGCGGAAGCACTTAGTGGAGGAACTTGAGCGACTGAAGGCAGGCGTCCACCAGACTAGTGAGAGGAAGGAGGGCAGTCCCTCTGGTAAATGGGAAGAGGCAGCTACCGACAGTTCTGAATTCGAAAGGGAGCTAGCCTTAGAGGCGCAAATAATAGACCGTTTGACTAAGGTGGAGCATGCCTTGGACAAGTTTGATAATGGAACCTATAGCTTATGTGACAATTGCGGTCAGCCTATAGACCTAGCTCGATTGGAAGCTCTTCCCGAGGCGAGCCTGTGCTTGAGTTGTAAGGCTCAGGGGGAGAAAGCCAAAAGTAGGTCAATTCCCCGGCGTGAAAGGGTAGCACGCTACCGCAGACATGATGAGAAGATGCACATTTTGAATTTCAATGTACCTGAGCCAGCTGACTCGGTTGAAGACATGGAAGATGTCTGGGAAAGCTAG